Below is a window of Desmonostoc muscorum LEGE 12446 DNA.
TGTCAACGATGGTATCACTGTTGCCAAGGAAATTGAATTAGAAGATCCTTTGGAAAATACAGGTGCAAGACTCATCCAGGAAGTAGCATCTAAAACTAAGGATGTCGCTGGGGATGGCACTACAACTGCTACAGTTTTGGCGCAGGCTTTGATTCGAGAAGGTCTAAAGAACGTTGCGGCTGGTACTAACCCAGTCAGCTTAAAGCGTGGGATCGATAAAACTATCGAAGCCCTGGTAGAAGAAATTGCCAAAATAGCTAAGCCTGTAGAAGGAAGTGCGATCGCTCAAGTTGCCACTGTCTCCGCCGGTAACGACGAAGAAGTTGGCAATATGCTAGCCCAAGCAATGGAAAAAGTCACCAAAGATGGTGTAATCACCGTTGAAGAATCTAAATCCCTGACAACTGAACTAGAAGTAGTTGAAGGGATGCAGATTGACAGGGGTTATATTTCTCCCTACTTTGTCACCAACAACGAGCGGCAAATCGTAGAATTTGAAAACGCCCGCATCCTGGTTACTGATAAAAAAATCAGCACCATCCAGGATTTAGTACCGGTGTTGGAAAAAGTCGCCCGTTCGGGTCAGCCTTTGCTGATCATCGCCGAAGATGTCGAAGGAGACGCCTTGGCAACTTTGGTAGTGAACAAAGCACGGGGTGTACTTGCCGTAGCTGCCATCAAAGCGCCTGGGTTTGGCGATCGCCGCAAAGCTTTACTCCAAGATATTGCCATTCTCACCGATGGACAATTGATTTCTGAAGAAATCGGCTTGAGCCTGGATACCGCTTCTCTAGAAACCCTGGGAACTGCCCGCAAAATCACCATTGATAAAGAAAGCACCACAATTGTCGCTGGCAGTTCCACCAAGCCAGAAGTGCAAAAGCGGATTGGTCAAATTCGCAGACAGTTGGAAGAAACTGATTCCGACTACGACAAAGAAAAGCTCCAAGAACGCATCGCTAAGCTAGCTGGTGGCGTGGCAGTGATTAAAGTGGGTGCAGCCACAGAAACCGAACTCAAAGACCGTAAATTGCGAATTGAGGACGCCCTCAACGCCACAAAAGCTGCCGTGGAAGAAGGTATTGTTCCTGGTGGTGGAACGACCCTGATTCACCTATCCAAGACAGTAGAAGCAATTAAAAACACCCTGGATGCAGAAGAAAAAATTGGGGCTGATATTGTCCAGCGTGCATTGGAAGCTCCCTTGCGTCAAATCGCAGATAACGCCGGTGCAGAAGGTTCTGTGATTGTCTCTAAAGTCCGGGATGCCGAATTCAACATTGGCTACAACGCTGCTACTGGTGAATTTGAAGATTTGATCGCTGCTGGGATCATTGACCCTGCTAAGGTCGTGCGTTCAGCTTTACAAAACGCTGCTTCCATTGCTGGTTTAGTTTTAACCACCGAAGCGATCGTTGTTGAAAAGCCTGAAAAGAAATCCGCTGCTCCTGCCCCTGATATGGGCGGTATGGGCGGTATGGGTGGCATGGGCGGCATGGGCGGCATGGGCGGCATGTTCTAATTTCTGCTCACCCAGGTATGTCAGAATTCAGAATTCAGAATTCAGAATTTAGAATTAACAAGCAGAGCCGGATAGGTCTCTGGCTCTGCCCCTGAATCCTTACGTAAATATTTTTGAAGCAGTTTGTCTTGTCAAGGCAAACTGTTTTTTATACTCATCATTGCTGATTCAGAAGCAATATGTTATCTGTATTGCTGGTAACTCACTGAATTTAAATAAACTTAATACCATTTTCAAAAATATTTCCAACACATGAATCGGCTGTAGGGGCGTACAGCTGTACGCCCCTACCCACACATCTGTCGCATTTTGATTTCAAATTGGTATTAATTATGAAACTTTTCAGTAGTTAGTTCTGAATACAACTGACTAATAACAAAACGCTGGTGACCAAATGAGCGACGGAAATAATTGCATAATTTAGAAATTACCATCTTTGTATTAATTTTTGTAAAATTACGTGTATGTCATTTGTCATTCACTAATGACCAATGACTAATGACTAATGACTAATGACTATTAGGTAATATTTCATGGCACGAAAACTGCGCCGCGCTCTGAAAGTAGTAACTAAGACATTTGAAGATGAGTTCCATCACCAACCAGGAACTCTGCCAGGAACCATTATTATTGATGCAGACGCTCCAGCGCCAATAATTTTCTTGATTGACTATAACCAGACCAATTTTACCCGCGAACAAATAGCAACTCCAGAAGAATGTATTCCATATCTAGAGATGGAAACGATTTCTTGGGTAGACGTACAAGGTTTAGGCTCTCAAGATATATTACAAAGATTGGGTCGAGTTTTTGATTTACATCCTCTCGTTTTAGAAGATGTGGTCAATGTACCTGAGCGTCCGAAAACAGAGGATTATGAAGACCAATTACTCTTCATTGCTCGCATGGTAGTACCAAAGGAAAGAACGTGTGGTTTTTACAGCGAACAAGTGAGTTTAATATTGGGAAAAAATTACTTGCTCACAGTCCAAGAAGAACCAGAGCATGATTGCTTTGAACCAGTGCGATCGCGAATTGAAAAAGCTAAAGGCATCATCCGCTCTCAAAAAGCTGATTATTTAACTTATGCTCTGTTAGATGCGATTATTGATGGTTATTTTCCTGTGCTGGAACTTTATGGTGAGCGAATCGAAGAATTAGAGGAGGAAGTAATAGTTAAACCTACTCCGCAAACACTACAAAGTATTTATCAAATCAGGCGAGAATTACTGCAATTGCGTCGTGCTATCTGGCCGCAGCGAGATGCAATTAATTCTTTAATTCGTGATGGCAGTGATTTAATTAGTGAAGATGTGCGAATTTACCTACGAGATTGTTATGACCATACAGTGCAAGTAATGGATATGGTAGAAACTTACCGAGAATTAGCATCTGGATTAATGGATGTATATCTTTCGGCTGTGAGCAACAAAATGAATGAAATCATGAAAGTGCTAACGGTGGTTTCGTCAATTTTTATTCCATTGACTTTTGTTGCCGGAATATATGGTATGAATTTCAATACTGAGAAATCACCATATAATATGCCTGAATTGAATTGGTATTGGGGTTACCCAATGTGTTTGGGAATAATGGTGGCGATCGCACTTTGTCTGCTATTGTTTTTTTGGCGACGAGGCTGGCTGCAAAACTCTGTCCCAACTAAACGCAACTAAAGATTGCACAATGAACAATGAATCGAATATATATTCATTAGCATCGGGAGTTAATATTTTTTAATTATGAGGAGTAGCGACCAGAATTTAGTAGTTTTGACGATTTATATTATTGGTGTCTCCTATGTTTTTAACCGAATGGTTGAATCCATCGACGACCAAATTAAATTTGAATTTAAAAAAGGAATAGTTGATGAGCAGCTAAAAGAACTAAATCTCGATGACAAAATTGGAATATCCTTTAAATTCAAATCCTCCTACCCCATTGACGACCTGAAAGATTTAGCCCTTGGCATTGAAAATAAATCTGATAATATTGCCGTATACGTTGATTGGGATAATAGCTCTCTGGTAGTTGAACATACGAAACAATCGCGCCGAGTAATTCGCAAATCACCAGACTTAACCCGCGACTTAGCTGTACCCCAAAGTCCCAGCTTGATTGCCCCCAAGAAAACACTTTCCGAGACAGTCACAGCAGAAGATGTTTTGCAGCGCGATCAAGCAACTGGAACCTACTCAGCGAAAAAACCATTAGTTGATATCGGTGGACTGCAAAAAGGGCAAAAAAAATTGTACAACGACTTTATAAATGGAAGAAAGGAGTTAGAATTTTCCCTACAATTAGTATTAAGAATTTCTGAGGTGCGTGTGGGTTTAGCTCCTGGTGTCAATTTTCCTCCCATTAGCATTATCAATTGTCCTTTCACAGTCAGGAAACTACCTTGGACTTACGCCCTACCTTGGAATAAAAAGAAGTAATAAGCTGTCGCGCATCCAATGCAGCACATCTTTTCGTGTTGGTTGTTAACAGTTAACAGTTAATTGTCAACAACCAACAGCAAACTTAACAGAGTATCCCATCCCAGATTAAACTGGATCTAGGGAGAGAGTAGGCGCAGGCGGTTGCAGATCAGTCATAGTCACTGGTTTGAGGAAAGTCCGGACTCCCGAAAGACCAGACTTGCTGGATAACGTCCAGTGCGAGCGATCGTGAGGATAGTGCCACAGAAAGATACCGCCAGGACTAGGGACTGGGGACTAGGGACTAGGGACTGGGAAGAATTTTCCTAATCCCCAATCCCCAATCCCTAATCCCCAGTCCCTGGTAAGGGTGCAAAGGTGCGGTAAGAGCGCACCAGCAGCATCGAGAGGTGCTGGCTCGGTAAACCCCGGTTGGGAGCAAGGCGATAGGAACTATGGTTGGTCTTTTACCAGTTCCGCTCAATGAGAGCCGCTAGAGGCGTCTGGTAACAGGCGTCCCAGATAGATAACTGCCCTCGCAAGAGAACAGAACCCGGCTTATGTCCTACTCTTTCCTTTCAAAATGGAGTATTAAACTTTTTAGGTTTGTACTCCATTATTTTTTGTAATAATTTTGTGCGATCCTTGACTGTACTTCCGACTTATTTAATAGCGATCGCCTCTTATACTATTTCACTAAAACCCTGATACATATAGATTTCGCGTAGGGGCACGGCATTGCCGTGCCCCTACCAACGTATTTGTATCATCATTTAAAGTGAAACGGTATTAAGCATTGCTGAATTTGAATATGAAATTTCAAAAATCAACTCTTCTCAACTCTTACTCTGGAGCTACTGGTGCGCGACGCTACTTGCTTCAAGTCTCTTAACCCGCAAGGGCGCAGTGGCTCCTGTGCGTGAGGTTCATTCATATTCTCAATCAGCAACGCCGCCTCTGGTTTAAAATCATCTCAAGTTGGAAAAAACACTAGACGCGTTTGCCATACTTCCATTCTCCAGCGGGGGTGCTAGGGGAATCTGTGGCTGCTGGGCGACAATCACATTCGCTAGACTACTGCTGGTGGGAGTCTCCCAGAAAGATAAACCCTCATATTGAGCGAATAAATCAGGGGGTAAAACGGTTGCACGAGGTTGAAACTCGACTTTAGAGCGGACGTGATGCAGTCCATTGGTGTTGAGTCGGCGATCGAATTCGTTGGCTTCGTACTCCACATTGCTAAAATCATGCTCGAAGGGTTTCTCTCCCAGAAATTGATAAATCAGCGATAAGGTTTTATCGGGTGCTTGGCTTAATATGTCGTAGTCCACCAAGAGTAAAGATTCACTATATTCGCTATAGAAAGCTTCTTTGAGAGCGTTATAAGCAAAGCCGACTAATCTACCCGACTGACTTAAAGCTTCGGTGCGGGTGTAAACGGTAGAACGTTCGCCAGGATTATTGAATAAACGCGACACATCAAAAGCATTTTTCCGAATCAACCGTTCGACACTATCCATTACCCAAGCGACATTCCGCACGCAGCAAATCACTTTCGCGTCGGGAAATAGCTGGTGGATTAAAGGCAATTTGCTACACCAAAGGCGATTGGTATCGAAGATAATTGCTTTGTCCGCTTGGGGTTGATAGTAAGTTGAAAAAATCGTTAAAGTTAAAGCGCGTTTTTGTTCTGGTGTAATAAAGACTGAAAACTCATTATTCTCACTCATGGCTTCGAGCATACTGGTGACCAGACCCCCCACAGGACTGCTCATACTGGCGTGAAATCGGGGATTTTGCCGCAGTAAAGCTCCGAGTAAGGTGGAACCCGAACGGGGTAATCCAGAGATGAAGTGTAATTTGGGCTGTGTCATTTTACCAACAAATAAATTACTACTACTTGTGGGGTGGGCGTCTCGCCCGCCCAAGGCTTGGGGCGGACAAGATGTCCACCCCACAAGAAAAATTGGATGTTTTTTATTTGGAAGTCCCTAATTAGATGAGTTTGCCCTAGTTAGGCGTCACTGTTGAGCAGGGTCTTCATCACGCTCGTAATTCTGACGTTGGTTTTCAACTCGATCGCATCAGTTCCTGCATTGACGTTGGCTTGGCGGATAGCATAGCTGAGAGTGCCTACCGTGTTGCCGTTTCCGTTATCAGTGCTTTGAGTTACTTGATACAGTGTCATAGATTTTACCTCTAGTTTGTTGTTTGTTTAACGTTGGGCATTGGGCATACCAATTCAATTAATGATTGCAACACATCCTTCGATGAAGACGCGATGAATGGCGCGGTGAAGACGCGATGAATGGCGCGATGAATGGCACGGTGAATGGCGCGGTGAAGACGCGATGAATGGCGCGGTGAATGGCGCGGTGAAGACGCGATGAATGGCACGGTGAATGGCGCGGTGAAGACGCGATGAATCGCGTCTCTACAAATGGTTTATTTGTTGCATTGTTTTCCTAAATTGGTATTACTTTGTTGTGATTTTGGCGATCGCATTTGCTTGTTAGGTGACTCCATTTGCTTGTTTGGCGACTACATTTGCTTGTTTGGCGATCGCAAAAGCTATTTCGGAGACTGCAAAAGCTATTTCGGAGACTACAAAAGCTATTTCGGAGACTACAAAAGCTATTTCGGAAACTACAAAAGCTATTTCGGAGAACTCAAAAGCTATTTTGGCGACAGCATTTGCTATTTTGGCGTATGCATGGAGTTCTTCCCCCTGCCCCCTTGCCTCTTGCTCAGGCGACAATCTGAAAATCGCTGGCGTTCAGTGTAGGGTTACCTTGAAGGGTGGCAAATTGACCACCACTACCAAACCCAGCCACGACGCCATTTTGGTTGTAGAACAAATCACCAGTTACTGTGTTGTAGATAATGACAGCACTATTAATGCCATACAGAAAGTTGTTCACAAAGTTAACACCCAACACGTTAAGACTAACTGTGGCAAATTGATCGGGAGCAAGACTATCGCCAGTCAGTCGAGTGAACGTTGTTCTGTCTAACACAATCTTGTCTGCTGCTGCTCTATTAAAATCAGCGATCCTATCAATGCCTAAATCAGCCGCCGCAAACTGTCTGCCGGAATCGAAAATAAAGCGATCGGCATCAGCACCGCCAGTTAGGATGTCATTGTTAGCACCACCGTTGAGAAAGTCATTGCCAGCACCACCGAAGAAAATGTCGTTGCCAGCATTGCCAATCATGGTGTCATTGCCAACATTGCCGTTGAGCGTGTCGTTGCCATCACCACCATTCAAGGAGTCATCGCCATCACCGCCAATCAGGAAGTCATTGTCAAGACCACCGTTTATCGTGTCGTTGCCAACACCACCGTTGAGACTGTCATTGCCAGCACCACCGAAGAGATTGTCATTGCCAGCACCGCCAATCATGGTGTCATTGCCAGCATTGCCGTTGAGCGTGTCGTTGCCATCACCGCCCATCAGGGAGTCATCGCCATCACCGCCAATCAGGAAGTCATTGTCAGCACCGCCGTTTATCGTGTCCTTGCCAACACCACCGTTGAGCGTGTCCTTGCCATCACCGCCAATCAGGGAGTCATTGCCATCACCGCCAATCAGGGAGTCATTACCAGCATCGCCACTCAGGGTGTCATTGCCAGCACCGCCGTTGATCGTGTCGTTGCCATCACCGCCATTAAGGGAGTCATTGCCGCTGGTGCCAGTGATTTGATCGTCACCAGCGTTGGGGTCAGTCCCCGACGTGATAATGCCAAATACGTCGCTGCTCTCATCGGCGGAATTACCTGAGAAATTTGTCGTTCCGTCAGAGACAACAGTAGGCAAAGAGCTGGGCATCCCTTGGTTGTTGTCGTTGGAATTGGTAGTGGACTGCATGATGAACAATGCCCCTCCCAAGCCTTTACCGTTATTGGCTCCACTCCCGCCGCTAGCTATGTTGTTATTGAATTTGACGGAATTGAGGAGTTTGAGAGTGCCTTGACGGATATAAATAGCACCTCCCATACCTGCGCCACCGCCGCCCGCGCCCCGGATGTCACCACTGCCAACGGTGCCGTCACCACCGCCGAAGCCGCCTTTGCCGAGAGAGGCGCCACCACCGCCACCACCGCCGCCGTACCCACCGTCACCACCAGCGGTACCGTTGCCGTACCCACCGCCGCCACCGAAGCCACCTTCAGCGCCGGATACGACGCCAAAGCTACCACCGCCACCACCGCCACCACCGAAGCCACCGCTATAGTTACTGGCTCTGTTACCGCCTTTGCCGCCAGCCCCAAAGTCGTCATCCTCGCCACTGCGGTAGTTACCATTGCCACCATAAGCACCATTGTTATCAGTGCTACCAGCAAACAATCCGCCGCCACCGTTGCCGCCGCCGTTGCCGAACATACCACCGCCGCCGTTGCCCAGACCAGCTTTGTTGCCGTTGCCACCTATGGCTCGGTTGTTGCTAAAAGTCACATTGTTCAAAGAGACGTTGCCATCGTAGATGAACATCCCTCCTCCCATTCCCGCACCGCCTCCACCCCCGGTGCTATCCCCACCTTTAGCGGTGCAGTTGGTAATTGTCAGGTTGTTTACATTCGTATCTCCCGACTTGACAAACAAGGGACGCACATCTCCTTCGTCAGTTTGCCCATTGTTGTTGGCATCGCCGCTGAGGGTGTTTCCGTTGCCGTTAATGTCGATATTACTGTTGACTAAAACCAGCATCACCCCCGTCATTCTGATGTTCGTGCGGAACTCGATAGTGTCAAGCGCTTGATCGGCGTTGGCTTGGCGAATACAGTAGCTGAGAGTGCCTACGATGTTCCCGGTTCCGTCGTCGGTGGTTTGGTTGACTTCATATACTGCCATAGATTTGACCTCTTGTTTTTTGTTTGTTTAACGATTTGATAACGGGGAGTGGAGAGTGGGGAGTGGGGAGTGGGGAAGAGATATTTTCATGCTTTAGGGCGTTTGCACCATCACAGATTCGCTAGTTTTTCTCGTTACAGGTCACAGTCGGAGGCAGATAGTAATTCTTCTGGTACATGAATAATTGCCGAGAGTGATTGACATGGTAATTTTGACCTCCATCAAAGGCGAACGCTGTGCAGCTTATCGTTTTTAAACTAATTAAATATTTGACTATTAATTTACCTATTACTTAGCAGTCATTAACCAATAATTTACAGTAGAAAAACTTGATGAGCAATACATTTTGTCAAATATTTTAGTTTTCATACTTTTCATACTTTTCGTACTTTTCTTACTTAGAAATTTTAAAATCTTAGTATTATCAAACAGAATTCAGGAGTCAGGAGTCAGAATGGGCTAAACGCCCCGCTACGGCTAACAGCATGAATTATGTACGAAAAAGCGAATGAATAAACGGGTTTAAGACCCCCACCAAATTGAGAATTTGGTGGTTTTCAATCAGTGGGGGTCTGAATGCCCCACTGATTGCATTCTGACTCCTGAATTCTGACTTCTGAATTCTTCAATCTGATTTTTATTTGATGAAATTAATAGAAAATAGTTAGTCCGGGTTATAAGTCAATACACTTCAGATAAACCCAAAACCCTGATGTAGAAACGCAATAAATTGTCTCTTCAAAGAACAATTATCTCCACGAACAATACTTAACCCAAGTACACTCGTAGGGGCACGGCAGTGCCGTGCCCCTACACCTCGCGATATTATCTTGTGCCGCATCTGAATGGGAACCGATATATGATTAACGTGCGTGTATGAAATATGAGGGTTTTCTTTTAGTTCTTAAATCTATTACTTCAAGAATTTTGGACTACTTCTGTTTATTTCTATCTAACTTCTCTTGAATAGCTTGACGGCAAAACTCAGGAGGGTCTTCTTGTGCTTTCACTTCTTCTTTCATCCGTTCAGATACCCGAAAACTAAGATTTGCTGTCAATGGTTCTTCTCTGTCTGTCTCATATGGGTTTAAATTATCTGGGTTACCTTTAGGGTTAGGCATTGTTGAGAGATATAAATAAAGCTTGATTAACGTGCGCGCGTGAAAATAGAGTTTAAATCGGTGGTGTTCTCACCTCAGAAATGGTTCACCACCGATACCACTTTTACAAGAGGTAACTCTATTTTATGTTTACGCGTTCCGAACTTGAAATCAAAACCATCAAAGAACTTCGTGACTTATGCTTGCGCTACGGCATCAAACCAACTGGGAATAAAGGCTACAAGACTTCATGGATTACATCGTTGATGGTATTCCCTCGAATGGCGCTATCCCAATTTGAGGCAGGTAAGGGGTTAAAATCTCCTACCTTTGCTTTCATGCAAGCACTGAGTAACGCCATAGATGAGATGAATGCACCTACAGATGAGCAAGCAGCACTGATTAAAGTTACGATGGAAGGGAGAGTTATGAATTACCCAGATAGGTATACTCAAGAGAAGCTGCTAGCTTTGCATAAAGCGAAAATGTATCTTGAAATGGCGATCGGGTTACTGAGTCAGTAAGTTAATTTTTTAACTATTTCAGGCGTAGGTTGGGAAGGCACTGCCGTCTTACAGGTTGTTTAAAAAGTATTTTGCTGTGACTTTAGACACTTTTAGATCCCCCCTAACCCCCCTTAAAAAGGGGGGAACCGGAATCAAAGTCCCCCAATTTATCGGGGGATTTAGGGGGATCTAAAAGGATTTGATACATCAGTAAGAAGTTTTCAAACATCCTCTTAGGCTTCCCCTATAAGCAAATATTCAATCAGTTGGGGCATCAACTGTTAGGTTAGGTGATTTTAGACAGTCCCAGACTGCGATCGCTGTTAGCAGCCCATAATCCCCGTGCGTTGTCGCCGGGGAGTATGTCAAGATTAATTTGTACAAAACTTGTACGTTTTAAAAAATAGTAAGCTGAAATATGTGTAATATCGTTAATCTGTAGGTTAATCGACTTCCTATCGACACTCTCTTTAATTGTCAATGACCAATAACTAACCACTAATAACTCTTGACTAAGAACTGATGACCCTAGTTTATCCACGCCGTCAACGACAACTCGAAAGCTTAGTCAAAAAATTTGGTTTGCCAATAGAAGGACCAATCAAATGGCAACTATTGGACTTAGCACTGACTCATCCCACTGTTTCTGAGTCGGCAAATTATGAACAGTTGGAGTTTGTCGGCGATGCAGTGGTACGCCTAGTGTCAGCTGTTGTTTTGTGGGAACATTACCCAGATTGCCCAGTAGGAGATTTTGCGGCAATTCGTTCGGTGTTGGTGAGCGATCGCATTCTCGCCCAATTAGCAAGAGTTTATGGTTTAGAGCTATACTTACTAGTTGCTGGCAGTGCTACGGCTGATAAAGTTGGTCAAGAGTCACGACTAGCAGATGCTTTTGAAGCAGTTCTGGGTGCGCTGTACTTAAGCACTCAAAATCTAGAACTAATTCGCCCTTGGCTAGATCCCCACTTTCAACAACTAGCAACAGAAATTCGCCTCGATCCAGCTAGACTTAATTACAAAGCTGCTCTCCAAGAATGGACGCAGGCACAATTTAAAGTTTTACCAGAGTACCGGGTTGTGGAAGTCAATCAACCACACCGCAATCAAGAACGTTTCGTTGCTGAAGTCTGGCTCCACGGAAACATCCTTGGACAAGGTAAGGGACGCTCGATCAAAACCGCCGAACAAGCCGCAGCCAAGGTAGCTTTTTTAGCAATTACTAATCAGGAAAAACCCTGAACTCAAAAGATTGCAAGTAAACTGATAATCAGTTGATTGTCCTTGGTCATTTGTCTTTTGTCCTTCGTTATTTGACCAATGACAAATGACTAATGACAAATGACTAATGACAAATAACAAATGACAAACCAAATTAAAATTGCTGCGATCGGAGTTGGACGTTGGGGGGTGCATTTACTGCGGAACTTTTTAGCACATTCCCAGGTAAGTGTTGTTGCTGTAGTAGACCCTCATCCAGAACGATTGACGGCGGTAAAACAGCAGTTTAATTTAGACAAAAATGTATTATTAACAACACAGTGGCATGATTTAAAGCAAGTGCCAGGGCTGACAGCAGTGGCGATCGCAACTCCGGCTAACACCCACTATGCTTTAATTAAAGATGCTCTCCAACAGGGTTATCATGTTTTGGCAGAAAAACCCCTCACTCTCGACCCAGGAGAATGTCGGGAACTTTGCCAGCTAGCAGAGCAGCATGATTTAATACTTACGGTTGACCACACCTATTTATTTCACCCCGCAGTTGAGCGGGGGAAAACTGTAGTTCAAGCAGGCAAATTAGGGGATCTCCGCTATGGCTACGCCACTCGCACCCATTTAGGCCCCGTGCGGCAAGATGTTGACGCGCTTTGGGATTTAGCGATTCACGACATTGCTATTTTTAACACATGGCTGGGTCAAGTACCTGTGAAAGTACAGGCAACGGGTACGGTGTGGCTACAAGGGGAGGTGAGTAGGGAATGGGGAGTAGGGAGTAGG
It encodes the following:
- a CDS encoding sulfotransferase family protein, whose protein sequence is MGWTSCPPQALGGRDAHPTSSSNLFVGKMTQPKLHFISGLPRSGSTLLGALLRQNPRFHASMSSPVGGLVTSMLEAMSENNEFSVFITPEQKRALTLTIFSTYYQPQADKAIIFDTNRLWCSKLPLIHQLFPDAKVICCVRNVAWVMDSVERLIRKNAFDVSRLFNNPGERSTVYTRTEALSQSGRLVGFAYNALKEAFYSEYSESLLLVDYDILSQAPDKTLSLIYQFLGEKPFEHDFSNVEYEANEFDRRLNTNGLHHVRSKVEFQPRATVLPPDLFAQYEGLSFWETPTSSSLANVIVAQQPQIPLAPPLENGSMANASSVFSNLR
- the corA gene encoding magnesium/cobalt transporter CorA, with protein sequence MARKLRRALKVVTKTFEDEFHHQPGTLPGTIIIDADAPAPIIFLIDYNQTNFTREQIATPEECIPYLEMETISWVDVQGLGSQDILQRLGRVFDLHPLVLEDVVNVPERPKTEDYEDQLLFIARMVVPKERTCGFYSEQVSLILGKNYLLTVQEEPEHDCFEPVRSRIEKAKGIIRSQKADYLTYALLDAIIDGYFPVLELYGERIEELEEEVIVKPTPQTLQSIYQIRRELLQLRRAIWPQRDAINSLIRDGSDLISEDVRIYLRDCYDHTVQVMDMVETYRELASGLMDVYLSAVSNKMNEIMKVLTVVSSIFIPLTFVAGIYGMNFNTEKSPYNMPELNWYWGYPMCLGIMVAIALCLLLFFWRRGWLQNSVPTKRN
- a CDS encoding calcium-binding protein, which encodes MAVYEVNQTTDDGTGNIVGTLSYCIRQANADQALDTIEFRTNIRMTGVMLVLVNSNIDINGNGNTLSGDANNNGQTDEGDVRPLFVKSGDTNVNNLTITNCTAKGGDSTGGGGGAGMGGGMFIYDGNVSLNNVTFSNNRAIGGNGNKAGLGNGGGGMFGNGGGNGGGGLFAGSTDNNGAYGGNGNYRSGEDDDFGAGGKGGNRASNYSGGFGGGGGGGGSFGVVSGAEGGFGGGGGYGNGTAGGDGGYGGGGGGGGASLGKGGFGGGDGTVGSGDIRGAGGGGAGMGGAIYIRQGTLKLLNSVKFNNNIASGGSGANNGKGLGGALFIMQSTTNSNDNNQGMPSSLPTVVSDGTTNFSGNSADESSDVFGIITSGTDPNAGDDQITGTSGNDSLNGGDGNDTINGGAGNDTLSGDAGNDSLIGGDGNDSLIGGDGKDTLNGGVGKDTINGGADNDFLIGGDGDDSLMGGDGNDTLNGNAGNDTMIGGAGNDNLFGGAGNDSLNGGVGNDTINGGLDNDFLIGGDGDDSLNGGDGNDTLNGNVGNDTMIGNAGNDIFFGGAGNDFLNGGANNDILTGGADADRFIFDSGRQFAAADLGIDRIADFNRAAADKIVLDRTTFTRLTGDSLAPDQFATVSLNVLGVNFVNNFLYGINSAVIIYNTVTGDLFYNQNGVVAGFGSGGQFATLQGNPTLNASDFQIVA
- the groL gene encoding chaperonin GroEL (60 kDa chaperone family; promotes refolding of misfolded polypeptides especially under stressful conditions; forms two stacked rings of heptamers to form a barrel-shaped 14mer; ends can be capped by GroES; misfolded proteins enter the barrel where they are refolded when GroES binds), yielding MAKIIAFDEESRRALERGVNALADAVKITLGPKGRNVLLEKKFGAPQIVNDGITVAKEIELEDPLENTGARLIQEVASKTKDVAGDGTTTATVLAQALIREGLKNVAAGTNPVSLKRGIDKTIEALVEEIAKIAKPVEGSAIAQVATVSAGNDEEVGNMLAQAMEKVTKDGVITVEESKSLTTELEVVEGMQIDRGYISPYFVTNNERQIVEFENARILVTDKKISTIQDLVPVLEKVARSGQPLLIIAEDVEGDALATLVVNKARGVLAVAAIKAPGFGDRRKALLQDIAILTDGQLISEEIGLSLDTASLETLGTARKITIDKESTTIVAGSSTKPEVQKRIGQIRRQLEETDSDYDKEKLQERIAKLAGGVAVIKVGAATETELKDRKLRIEDALNATKAAVEEGIVPGGGTTLIHLSKTVEAIKNTLDAEEKIGADIVQRALEAPLRQIADNAGAEGSVIVSKVRDAEFNIGYNAATGEFEDLIAAGIIDPAKVVRSALQNAASIAGLVLTTEAIVVEKPEKKSAAPAPDMGGMGGMGGMGGMGGMGGMF
- a CDS encoding Gfo/Idh/MocA family protein; amino-acid sequence: MTNQIKIAAIGVGRWGVHLLRNFLAHSQVSVVAVVDPHPERLTAVKQQFNLDKNVLLTTQWHDLKQVPGLTAVAIATPANTHYALIKDALQQGYHVLAEKPLTLDPGECRELCQLAEQHDLILTVDHTYLFHPAVERGKTVVQAGKLGDLRYGYATRTHLGPVRQDVDALWDLAIHDIAIFNTWLGQVPVKVQATGTVWLQGEVSREWGVGSREVTHSPLPTPHSPSQGLADLVWLTLTYPDGFQAYIHLCWLNPDKQRRLGIVGSLGSLIFDEMLRSSPLTLLHGEFEQQGNQFIPVNQSQVMLELEPGEPLQRVCDRFVVSILNNTPSEVSSGWVGTQLVEILAALTASLKEGGKPVFLNK
- the rnc gene encoding ribonuclease III, with protein sequence MTLVYPRRQRQLESLVKKFGLPIEGPIKWQLLDLALTHPTVSESANYEQLEFVGDAVVRLVSAVVLWEHYPDCPVGDFAAIRSVLVSDRILAQLARVYGLELYLLVAGSATADKVGQESRLADAFEAVLGALYLSTQNLELIRPWLDPHFQQLATEIRLDPARLNYKAALQEWTQAQFKVLPEYRVVEVNQPHRNQERFVAEVWLHGNILGQGKGRSIKTAEQAAAKVAFLAITNQEKP